From the genome of Impatiens glandulifera chromosome 9, dImpGla2.1, whole genome shotgun sequence, one region includes:
- the LOC124914792 gene encoding dof zinc finger protein DOF1.4-like — MAMEKPNLNQDQKICTNNNVQLQALKCPRCDSSNTKFCYYNNYSLTQPRHFCKACKRYWTRGGTLRNVPVGGSCRKNKRIRRPSSNSSSTSNSNHNPNPSSSSLHLEHSSNPIIHTTTTTTQMEQPPSSPNPYFYNLPSNTSDLVNLLYPNPTRFGADLGLGFSPMVNVDHSILSSYNIHNRPSMFSSSATLFDQQKPFSSSIADINGLMTVNGMNMKQDKTDQEEAGQNRLEWNYQLAHNFHNQMESDSSLYNNWNASSSIGGGSWLDPQNLLGSSVPSLI, encoded by the coding sequence ATGGCAATGGAGAAACCAAACTTGAATCAAGATCAGAAGATTTGCACAAACAACAACGTTCAATTACAAGCACTAAAATGTCCGAGATGCGATTCATCAAACACAAAGTTCTGTTATTACAACAACTACAGTCTCACTCAGCCAAGGCATTTTTGCAAAGCATGTAAAAGGTATTGGACTAGAGGAGGTACTTTAAGAAATGTACCCGTTGGTGGAAGCTGTAGAAAGAACAAGAGAATTAGAAGGCCATCATCAAATTCATCTTCAACTTCTAATTCTAATCACAATCCTAATCCATCCAGCTCATCACTTCATCTCGAACATTCTTCAAACCCTATAATTcatactactactactactacccAAATGGAACAACCACCCTCATCACCAAATCCGTATTTTTACAACTTGCCCTCGAATACTTCTGACCTAGTTAATCTTCTATACCCAAATCCAACTAGATTTGGTGCTGATCTTGGTTTAGGGTTTTCTCCTATGGTCAACGTGGACCATTCCATTCTCTCGAGCTATAATATTCATAACCGTCCAAGCATGTTTTCATCATCTGCCACTCTGTTTGACCAGCAAAAGCCTTTCTCAAGCTCTATTGCAGATATTAATGGGCTTATGACCGTCAATGGGATGAACATGAAGCAAGACAAAACCGACCAAGAAGAGGCGGGTCAAAACAGGTTGGAGTGGAATTATCAGTTAGCACACAATTTCCATAACCAGATGGAATCAGATTCATCTCTCTATAATAATTGGAATGCATCATCATCAATTGGCGGCGGATCTTGGCTTGATCCACAGAATCTTCTTGGATCTTCAGTCCCTTCCTTGATCTAG
- the LOC124915360 gene encoding dof zinc finger protein PBF-like, protein MEENRKSDQPERRLKLLDNQPRQNHQPPQPLQNCPRCDSTNTKFCYYNNYSLSQPRYFCKTCRRYWTQGGTLRNVPVGGGCRKGKRAKTSGTTATSSLDSPRRLLPPLPTVPQPQPAAPVSSSSQLVGTMTSLGRKEMGNVNVSPMNPYYQNGGFFPSFAAMRPLGHPQPLLINHHHLQQQQQQQHNFGGQFGIGGSSSSNSNMALLQGFNNSLNPAISQHDQQQIFNHQSLNGAASDHNGEKMINSNVMEPFYLSPNGPLIFGPSWNQNNNNVNNNAPTGGSSSANAMNPNHQWPGFGPPP, encoded by the exons ATGGAGGAAAATAGAAAATCCGACCAGCCTGAACGCAGGTTGAAGCTTCTGGATAATCAGCCGCGACAGAATCATCAGCCGCCTCAACCGCTCCAGAATTGTCCGCGTTGCGATTCTACTAATACCAAGTTTTGCTATTACAACAATTACAGTCTCTCTCAGCCCag gTATTTTTGCAAGACTTGTCGAAGGTACTGGACACAAGGCGGAACCCTAAGGAATGTACCGGTTGGCGGTGGCTGTCGGAAGggtaaacgtgccaaaacatccGGCACCACCGCAACTTCCAGTCTAGACAGCCCAAGAAGGCTGCTTCCACCACTACCAACAGTACCACAACCACAGCCGGCGGCGCCGGTTTCTTCTTCGTCGCAACTAGTGGGCACAATGACAAGCCTTGGACGCAAAGAAATGGGTAATGTGAATGTTTCACCAATGAATCCTTACTATCAAAATGGTGGATTTTTTCCTTCTTTCGCAGCCATGAGACCTTTGGGACATCCACAACCACTATTGatcaatcatcatcatcttcaacagcagcagcagcagcaacatAACTTTGGAGGGCAGTTTGGAATTGGAGGAAGTTCTTCATCTAATTCAAACATGGCACTTTTGCAAGGGTTCAACAACAGTCTTAATCCTGCAATATCCCAACATGATCAACAACAGATCTTTAATCATCAGTCCCTTAATGGCGCCGCCTCTGATCATAATGGAGAAAAAATGATCAATAGTAACGTGATGGAACCATTTTACTTATCTCCAAACGGCCCTCTCATCTTCGGACCCTCTTGGAATCAGAACAACAACAACGTCAATAATAATGCACCAACCGGCGGCTCCTCTTCGGCTAACGCCATGAACCCAAATCATCAATGGCCTGGTTTTGGTCCTCCTCCATGA
- the LOC124915618 gene encoding late embryogenesis abundant protein 1-like has translation MASLPTILMKPAMFNFSKVSSSSSSNGVLLLNRKVSRIFLTNNSNLNSNSFSHRARLESAKSSSSGSSSEDDVEAIVQKAKESGSDMIDWVKEKTEEGKDKANSTAEAASERTKEGVEKAKSAMENAAQQTKETASKASEKAGEVVEDVKEKAGEVKNKVGENVEDMKEKTKSAMENAVQQTKETASEASEKAGEMVEKAKQTAQGAWEETKETTNKIKETVIGKAEE, from the exons atggCTTCTTTACCCACCATACTGATGAAACCCGCCATGTTCAACTTCtccaaggtttcttcttcttcttcttctaacggGGTACTACTACTCAACCGCAAAGTCTCTAGAATCTTCCTCACCAACAACAGCAACCTCAACTCCAATTCCTTCTCCCAC AGGGCTAGACTAGAATCGGCTAAAAGCAGCAGTAGCGGTAGCAGTAGCGAGGATGATGTGGAAGCCATTGTGCAGAAAGCGAAAGAGAGTGGCAGCGATATGATAGATTGGGTTAAAGAGAAAACAGAGGAAGGGAAAGATAAGGCCAATAGTACAGCAGAGGCGGCCTCTGAACGTACCAAAGAGGGCGTCGAGAAGGCTAAGAGTGCAATGGAAAATGCGGCCCAGCAGACAAAAGAAACTGCGAGTAAGGCTTCGGAGAAGGCAGGGGAAGTTGTAGAGGATGTGAAGGAGAAGGCGGGGGAAGTGAAGAACAAGGTTGGAGAAAATGTAGAGGATATGAAGGAGAAGACTAAGAGTGCAATGGAAAATGCGGTCCAACAGACAAAAGAAACTGCGAGTGAGGCTTCGGAGAAGGCAGGGGAGATGGTGGAGAAGGCGAAGCAGACGGCGCAAGGGGCGTGGGAGGAGACTAAAGAGACTACTAACAAGATTAAGGAGACGGTTATAGGGAAAGCAGAGGAATAG
- the LOC124916361 gene encoding late embryogenesis abundant protein 1-like has translation MASLPILMKSALFNFSKVSSSSGPNMVLLNRKVLLVNQGARRESDTSSSSSSSDDDVEDIVQKAKESGSDMKDWAKEKTEEGKYKAKSAAEAASERTKEGVGKASDKAEDAKEKAKSAMENAAQQTKETANKASEKAGEVKNKAGEKVEDVKEKAGDVKDKAGEKVEDMKEKAGEIVEKAKQTVQGAWEATKETGNKIKETVIGKAEEDKNVDELIEDHMGGAGKVYKDEDVVVEKRRKEGRGDNV, from the exons ATGGCTTCTTTACCCATACTGATGAAATCCGCCTTGTTCAACTTCtccaaggtttcttcttcttccggtCCTAATATGGTACTCCTCAACCGCAAAGT TTTGCTTGTTAATCAGGGGGCTAGACGTGAATCGGATacaagcagcagcagcagcagtaGCGACGATGATGTGGAAGATATTGTGCAGAAAGCGAAAGAGAGTGGCAGCGATATGAAAGATTGGGCTAAAGAGAAAACAGAGGAAGGGAAATATAAGGCCAAGAGTGCAGCAGAGGCGGCCTCTGAACGTACCAAAGAGGGCGTCGGGAAGGCAAGTGACAAGGCCGAGGATGCGAAGGAGAAGGCTAAGAGTGCAATGGAAAATGCGGCCCAGCAGACGAAAGAAACTGCGAATAAGGCTTCGGAGAAGGCAGGGGAAGTGAAGAACAAGGCTGGGGAGAAGGTAGAGGATGTGAAGGAGAAGGCAGGGGATGTGAAGGACAAGGCAGGGGAGAAGGTAGAGGATATGAAGGAGAAGGCGGGGGAGATTGTGGAGAAGGCTAAGCAGACTGTGCAAGGGGCGTGGGAGGCGACGAAAGAGACAGGTAACAAGATTAAGGAGACGGTTATTGGGAAAGCAGAGGAGGATAAAAATGTGGATGAGCTAATTGAGGATCATATGGGCGGGGCTGGTAAGGTTTATAAGGATGAAGACGTGGTGGTggagaagaggaggaaagaaggAAGAGGAGACAATGTTTGA
- the LOC124916362 gene encoding photosystem I subunit O-like, producing MVMFIQGLIVSLSAQHFAKVRLSSGFLKAPVKAINPLMVAKASGGKFTCYVSCIFERDWKDLNVIGFGLIGWLAPSSIPAINDNSLTGLFFSSIRTELAHFPTGPALTWHMRLFLALTFGQIGFKSRTEDYFNKIN from the exons ATGGTTATGTTTATCCAAGGACTTATCGTTTCTCTAAGTGCTCAGCATTTCGCTAAGGTGAGACTGAGCTCAGGATTCCTAAAGGCTCCAGTTAAAGCCATAAACCCTTTGATGGTTGCAAAAGCCTCAGGTGGAAAGTTTACATGTTATgtatcatgtat TTTCGAGAGGGATTGGAAAGATCTGAACGTGATTGGGTTTGGGTTGATCGGATGGTTAGCACCTTCCAGTATTCCGGCGATCAACGACAACAGTTTGACCGGACTCTTCTTTTCCAGCATTAGGACTGAGCTTGCTCACTTCCCAACTGGCCCTGCTCTCACTTGGCACATGAGATTGTTCTTGGCATTGACTTTTGGACAAATTGGATTCAAGAGTAGGACCGAAGATtacttcaataaaataaattaa